One Sporolituus thermophilus DSM 23256 genomic region harbors:
- a CDS encoding P-II family nitrogen regulator → MRKMTKIEIITRPGKLDELKEALNAIGVTGMTVSQVFGCGLQKGHTEVYRGKEYNINLLPKIKVEIVVCEVPVAKVLETAKRVCRTGNIGDGKIFVYPIENAVRIRTGEEGDIAIMDPKDVPK, encoded by the coding sequence ATGAGAAAAATGACTAAAATTGAAATTATTACCCGTCCGGGCAAACTGGATGAACTCAAGGAGGCGCTAAACGCCATCGGGGTCACCGGCATGACGGTGAGCCAGGTTTTTGGCTGCGGGCTGCAAAAGGGACATACCGAAGTATATAGGGGGAAAGAATATAATATTAATCTTTTACCCAAAATTAAAGTAGAAATTGTCGTCTGTGAGGTACCGGTAGCAAAGGTGCTGGAAACCGCTAAACGGGTGTGTAGAACAGGCAATATCGGAGATGGCAAGATCTTTGTTTATCCTATAGAAAACGCCGTGCGAATTCGTACCGGCGAAGAAGGCGACATCGCCATCATGGATCCAAAGGACGTACCAAAATAA
- a CDS encoding methyl-accepting chemotaxis protein — protein sequence MRENDEALLEKFRFVLEFFNDLSIGDCGVSLTDREKYLYYKPGKKLDLKVQVGSPLKPGSAVYRAIHEKRRVVIRGDKSLFGQPYIAVAIPIVNSSGEVIGAACTQETVDRQDTLKEMAGKLTESIAVLASTSEEITAQAEEITAITQELAKLARESEKRMRETDQVLGFIRSVANQTNLLGLNAAIEAARVGDAGRGFGVVAEEIRKLAASSAESIQKIERIIKAIQSDSSRTYNEMDNIHNMVSQITAAITHVTSSIQQTNTLALELDRLAESLSQDQA from the coding sequence ATGCGGGAGAATGATGAAGCATTATTAGAAAAGTTTCGCTTTGTCCTGGAATTTTTCAATGACCTTTCCATTGGCGACTGCGGAGTCAGCCTCACCGACCGGGAAAAATACTTATATTATAAGCCCGGCAAAAAACTGGACCTTAAGGTGCAAGTCGGTTCACCGCTAAAGCCGGGCAGCGCCGTGTACCGGGCGATTCACGAAAAGAGGCGGGTAGTCATCCGCGGCGACAAATCACTCTTTGGTCAGCCCTATATTGCGGTAGCCATCCCTATCGTTAATTCAAGCGGCGAAGTCATTGGCGCAGCCTGTACGCAGGAAACGGTTGACCGCCAGGATACCCTGAAAGAAATGGCCGGCAAGTTGACCGAAAGTATTGCCGTCCTAGCCAGTACGTCTGAAGAAATTACCGCCCAAGCCGAGGAGATTACGGCAATTACGCAGGAATTGGCAAAACTTGCCCGCGAATCGGAAAAACGCATGCGCGAGACTGACCAAGTGCTGGGGTTTATTAGATCGGTGGCTAACCAGACCAATCTTTTGGGACTAAACGCCGCCATTGAAGCAGCCCGCGTGGGCGACGCCGGCCGTGGGTTCGGTGTTGTTGCCGAAGAAATCCGCAAACTGGCAGCCTCAAGTGCCGAGTCCATCCAGAAAATTGAGAGAATTATTAAGGCTATCCAGTCTGACAGCAGTCGCACTTATAACGAGATGGACAATATCCATAATATGGTGTCCCAAATTACCGCTGCAATAACCCATGTTACCAGCTCTATCCAGCAGACAAACACGCTGGCGCTTGAGCTTGACCGGCTGGCAGAAAGTCTCAGCCAGGACCAGGCTTAA
- a CDS encoding iron-containing alcohol dehydrogenase, which translates to MKRIILGGQAIIAGRGSLDSLREINGARAFIVTGGNSMFANGTIAKIEKVLQDKKIETCVYSGIGKNPDTGAVLDGLAKMRELEPDVVIAVGGGSPIDAAKVMALMYDYPDLTFDNMLADELPQQRRGVKFIAIPSTSGTGSEVTRAAVITFRDQSLKIGLKTDAFVPDVAILDADITMSMPPHIVAETGMDAVTHAVECYINKSLDDFSEALARGAVAGLLEYLPVSYRDMTPESREKVHHYQCMAGLAFANVGLGVVHGIAHAVGGQFDLGHGLINAVVLPYALKYNSQDAEVRRRLARLAREVGCDDFVNAVEKLNDILNIPKSLRETGITEQEFTAAFNQLVENSLKGSTRVNPVPVTKSDMAALLKCIYSGMSIAV; encoded by the coding sequence GTGAAAAGAATTATCCTGGGCGGACAAGCGATCATCGCCGGCCGCGGGTCGTTAGACAGCCTAAGGGAAATAAATGGGGCCAGAGCGTTTATCGTTACCGGCGGCAATTCCATGTTCGCCAACGGGACAATTGCCAAAATCGAAAAAGTGCTGCAAGACAAGAAAATTGAAACATGCGTTTATTCCGGCATCGGCAAAAATCCTGACACCGGCGCCGTCCTGGATGGCCTTGCGAAAATGCGCGAGCTAGAGCCCGATGTGGTGATTGCCGTTGGCGGGGGCTCGCCGATTGACGCTGCCAAGGTCATGGCCCTGATGTACGACTATCCGGACCTTACGTTTGACAATATGTTAGCGGACGAGCTGCCGCAGCAAAGGCGCGGTGTAAAGTTTATCGCCATACCATCAACATCGGGGACAGGCAGCGAGGTGACCAGGGCGGCGGTCATTACCTTCCGGGACCAAAGCCTTAAAATCGGGTTGAAGACCGATGCGTTTGTGCCTGATGTGGCCATTCTTGACGCGGACATCACCATGAGCATGCCGCCCCATATTGTGGCCGAGACGGGCATGGACGCCGTCACGCATGCCGTGGAGTGCTATATTAACAAAAGTCTTGACGACTTCAGTGAGGCTTTGGCCAGAGGGGCAGTGGCCGGCCTCTTGGAGTATCTGCCGGTTTCCTATCGTGACATGACGCCGGAGAGCAGGGAAAAAGTACATCACTATCAATGTATGGCGGGTCTGGCTTTTGCCAATGTCGGGCTCGGCGTGGTGCACGGCATCGCCCATGCGGTTGGCGGCCAGTTTGACCTTGGCCACGGCCTGATCAACGCCGTTGTCCTGCCGTATGCGCTCAAGTATAATTCGCAGGACGCGGAGGTTAGGCGCCGCCTGGCCCGGCTGGCCCGCGAAGTCGGGTGTGACGACTTTGTCAACGCTGTTGAAAAATTAAACGACATTCTTAATATTCCCAAGTCGCTGCGGGAAACGGGGATAACTGAGCAAGAGTTTACCGCGGCTTTCAACCAACTTGTCGAAAACTCGCTGAAAGGTTCGACCCGCGTTAACCCCGTCCCCGTAACCAAGAGCGACATGGCCGCTTTGCTTAAATGCATTTATAGCGGTATGTCCATCGCCGTTTAG
- a CDS encoding dicarboxylate/amino acid:cation symporter — protein MKQYQKLLLGFILGIVAGLIGYYFLPQKTYPFMKTFTDFCTLTGAIFLRMIFMVVVPLLVSALILGVYELGKGRNLGKVAGRSIAFTLVLSFLAVIIAVSLTSILQPGVGVTFDKAELAKNQGVLTISKNVEAAKNKPWYQYFIELIPQNPVDSAARAFGGEIIALMVFSLIFGYALSMIVTDENNPLIKMLDTIFNASLKVIEWAMLLAPYGIFAIVFNTTYRLGAGFLQNVAYFAGVVVLGLLIQQFVVYGSFLKIFAKTNPWEFFKNCKEVYVYAFSTASSNATLPIALEAAEKTLKMPPQIARFVLTCGASANQNGTALFEGVVVLFLAQVYGINLPLESQLVVVLMSVLAGVGTAGVPGGSLPLIAILCVSVGVPAEGMGLILGVDRFLDMCRTTLNVSGDLVITKLVSATVSQKDIEAAKSFEC, from the coding sequence ATGAAACAGTATCAAAAACTTTTATTGGGCTTTATCTTAGGTATTGTTGCTGGTTTAATTGGCTATTATTTCTTACCGCAAAAAACCTACCCGTTCATGAAAACCTTTACTGATTTTTGTACTTTAACCGGTGCAATATTCCTGAGAATGATTTTCATGGTCGTTGTTCCTCTGCTGGTATCAGCCCTTATTCTGGGTGTTTATGAACTGGGCAAAGGCCGCAACCTAGGCAAAGTAGCGGGCAGATCCATAGCGTTTACTCTGGTTTTAAGCTTTTTGGCAGTAATTATCGCCGTTTCTCTAACCAGTATACTCCAGCCGGGTGTCGGGGTGACCTTCGATAAGGCTGAGCTCGCCAAAAACCAAGGCGTGCTGACTATTAGCAAAAACGTCGAGGCCGCAAAAAATAAACCGTGGTACCAGTATTTCATTGAACTGATTCCGCAAAACCCGGTTGACTCCGCAGCCAGAGCCTTCGGCGGCGAAATTATCGCGCTCATGGTTTTCTCGCTAATTTTCGGCTATGCGCTTAGCATGATTGTTACGGATGAAAATAATCCGCTTATCAAGATGCTTGACACCATATTCAATGCCTCGTTGAAGGTTATTGAGTGGGCTATGTTGCTCGCACCCTACGGCATCTTCGCCATCGTTTTCAATACCACCTACAGGCTTGGTGCGGGCTTTTTGCAGAACGTGGCTTATTTCGCCGGGGTGGTCGTACTCGGTCTCCTTATCCAACAGTTTGTTGTTTATGGTTCTTTCCTAAAAATCTTTGCAAAGACCAACCCCTGGGAGTTCTTCAAGAACTGTAAAGAAGTTTACGTCTATGCCTTCTCAACCGCTTCTTCCAACGCAACTCTGCCGATCGCCCTTGAAGCTGCTGAAAAGACTCTAAAAATGCCCCCCCAGATTGCCCGTTTCGTACTTACCTGCGGCGCGTCTGCCAACCAGAACGGAACGGCATTGTTTGAAGGCGTCGTTGTCTTATTCTTGGCGCAAGTTTATGGCATCAACCTACCCCTTGAAAGCCAGCTTGTTGTTGTGTTAATGTCCGTTTTGGCCGGCGTAGGCACAGCGGGTGTTCCCGGCGGGTCCCTGCCGCTAATCGCAATCCTGTGCGTTTCGGTCGGCGTTCCTGCCGAAGGCATGGGCTTGATACTGGGTGTTGACCGCTTCCTGGATATGTGCCGCACTACTTTAAACGTATCCGGCGACTTGGTTATCACCAAACTGGTTAGTGCAACCGTATCCCAAAAAGATATTGAAGCGGCTAAGAGCTTTGAATGTTAA
- a CDS encoding DoxX family protein, protein MVFSNLHKYKDEGLLILRLGMGTMMMYHGAPKIFGGVAAWAKVGAAMKFVGITFAPEFWGFMAAVSEFIGGLMIVLGLGTRLAALFLTITMGVAAAMKFGTGAGLFGASQALENGIVYLSLIIAGPGIYSLDEKLFSPRNMVRTQPSGH, encoded by the coding sequence ATGGTTTTTTCCAACTTGCACAAGTACAAGGATGAAGGATTATTGATTCTCCGGTTAGGCATGGGGACAATGATGATGTATCATGGTGCACCGAAAATTTTCGGGGGTGTTGCCGCCTGGGCAAAAGTAGGGGCGGCTATGAAGTTTGTGGGGATTACATTTGCACCTGAATTTTGGGGATTTATGGCGGCTGTTTCAGAGTTTATTGGTGGACTAATGATTGTTTTGGGCTTGGGTACGCGCCTTGCAGCCTTGTTTCTCACCATCACCATGGGGGTGGCTGCGGCCATGAAATTTGGGACTGGCGCCGGGCTGTTCGGCGCATCGCAAGCCTTGGAAAATGGAATTGTATATTTAAGTTTAATTATTGCCGGTCCGGGCATTTATAGCTTGGACGAAAAATTATTTTCGCCAAGGAATATGGTACGGACACAGCCTTCCGGCCATTAA
- a CDS encoding carbon-nitrogen hydrolase family protein: MKLRVSAVQYHLHTIKSFAEFAQQVEHYIKTAAEFEADFVLFPEFVTTQLLSIGDSQGNALSIHNLPDFTEQYCLLFTSLAQQTGMHIIGGTHVIREDERLYNVAHLFYPNGKIARQPKLHITPTEVKEWNMAAGHEIDVFETEKGTIAILTCYDIEFPEIVRMVRAKGADVIFCPSCTDDRHGFYRVRYTSHARAIENQVYVVTTGTVGSLPTVDFMRANFGQAAVITPNDIPFPPGGLLAEGEINHDMIITADLDLELLYRVRERGSVTTWRDRRTDLYPDW; encoded by the coding sequence GTGAAACTAAGAGTATCAGCGGTGCAGTATCATCTTCATACCATTAAATCTTTTGCTGAGTTTGCGCAGCAAGTGGAGCATTATATCAAGACTGCTGCCGAATTTGAAGCTGATTTTGTCCTATTCCCCGAGTTTGTTACGACGCAGTTGCTGTCAATTGGCGACAGCCAGGGGAATGCGCTCAGCATCCATAATCTGCCTGATTTTACCGAGCAGTACTGTTTATTATTTACCTCACTGGCGCAGCAAACCGGAATGCATATAATCGGCGGAACCCATGTTATTCGGGAAGATGAGCGTTTATATAATGTGGCCCATCTGTTCTACCCCAATGGCAAGATAGCCCGACAGCCTAAGCTTCACATTACGCCAACGGAAGTAAAAGAGTGGAATATGGCCGCCGGACATGAAATCGATGTATTTGAAACTGAAAAAGGGACTATTGCCATTCTGACTTGTTACGACATTGAGTTTCCGGAAATTGTCCGTATGGTTAGAGCCAAAGGGGCTGACGTTATTTTCTGTCCTTCTTGCACTGATGACCGTCATGGTTTCTACCGGGTACGGTACACCAGCCATGCCCGGGCGATCGAAAACCAGGTGTACGTTGTAACCACCGGAACGGTTGGTTCGTTGCCAACGGTAGATTTTATGCGGGCCAATTTTGGTCAGGCGGCTGTTATCACCCCTAACGATATTCCTTTTCCGCCAGGAGGTCTATTGGCGGAGGGGGAAATCAACCACGATATGATTATTACAGCTGACCTTGACTTGGAATTGCTATACCGGGTTAGAGAACGCGGTTCTGTCACGACGTGGCGCGATAGGCGAACAGATCTCTATCCTGACTGGTAA
- a CDS encoding DUF6803 family protein: MNMTHYMELLAVNQPWNLIIYMVIPVVLAEALVATEFFVVFNKQQKTGTLRALNKWLGIILGFYFLGIFLNLMTTAVPNIKWRGAADILAVGFYLSGVLPLLSIALMELGIIAKGKDDEAKLKLHFVLLTVFLVVAHIAMVFGMVDPTVMGWSPDAGIGRPSHMH; this comes from the coding sequence ATGAACATGACCCATTATATGGAGTTGCTTGCTGTAAATCAGCCTTGGAATCTCATAATTTACATGGTGATTCCGGTTGTTTTGGCAGAGGCATTGGTGGCAACCGAATTCTTTGTCGTATTTAATAAACAGCAAAAAACCGGGACACTGCGGGCTTTGAACAAGTGGCTGGGAATAATTCTAGGATTTTATTTCTTAGGGATTTTTCTTAATCTCATGACTACTGCGGTTCCTAACATCAAATGGCGCGGAGCCGCTGATATTCTTGCCGTAGGTTTTTATTTAAGCGGCGTACTGCCACTCTTAAGCATTGCGCTAATGGAGCTTGGCATAATTGCTAAGGGAAAAGACGACGAAGCTAAACTTAAACTGCATTTCGTGTTACTGACGGTATTTCTTGTTGTAGCTCATATCGCTATGGTGTTCGGAATGGTCGATCCTACGGTTATGGGGTGGAGTCCAGACGCGGGGATTGGTCGTCCATCTCACATGCATTAA
- a CDS encoding winged helix-turn-helix transcriptional regulator, producing MGDQEFKNAVKTTLKTIGGKWKPVILCFLKEGVMRFSELKREIPEITEKMLTQQLRELEQDGIISRKVYPQVPPKVEYSLTEYGQTIQEVLDVMYKWGRQHQKRIREKA from the coding sequence ATGGGAGACCAGGAATTTAAGAACGCCGTCAAGACCACTTTAAAAACGATTGGTGGGAAGTGGAAACCAGTCATCCTCTGTTTTCTCAAAGAAGGCGTAATGCGGTTCAGCGAACTTAAACGGGAAATACCCGAAATTACAGAAAAAATGCTGACTCAACAGCTAAGAGAACTGGAGCAGGACGGTATTATTTCCCGTAAAGTGTACCCCCAAGTACCACCCAAAGTGGAATACTCCCTTACTGAATACGGCCAAACCATTCAGGAAGTTTTGGATGTCATGTATAAATGGGGACGGCAGCATCAAAAACGGATACGAGAAAAAGCATAA
- a CDS encoding GNAT family acetyltransferase: MEYIRITDITDPLFVQMYRLMQQIFPKEEVLAFDLWKEPLADPGIRVFVAVHEGRVVGATEYRYYPDFNVAMTDFTIIGQAGLGIGRFLAQKRQEDLFALAKASNNKLFGIFAEVYDPYRVGKFEFGGIKPMDPFVRREVLSHLGYKRINIDYVHPSWNNDGEAVTGLDLCFLPYDETTVSISAELVAKFLKRYYAVLPNKPQAWYDMISKIEKQEVLALLPL, from the coding sequence GTGGAATATATTAGAATAACGGATATTACTGACCCCTTGTTTGTTCAAATGTACCGGCTGATGCAGCAGATTTTTCCTAAGGAGGAAGTATTGGCATTCGATTTGTGGAAAGAACCCCTTGCCGACCCTGGTATTCGGGTTTTCGTAGCCGTTCATGAGGGGAGAGTTGTAGGTGCAACGGAGTACCGTTATTACCCTGATTTTAATGTGGCAATGACCGATTTTACCATTATCGGACAGGCAGGCTTAGGTATTGGCCGCTTCTTGGCGCAAAAGCGACAAGAGGATTTGTTTGCGCTGGCTAAAGCAAGCAATAACAAATTATTTGGCATATTTGCTGAAGTTTACGATCCGTACAGAGTAGGAAAGTTTGAATTTGGTGGAATTAAACCCATGGATCCGTTCGTGCGCCGTGAAGTTCTTTCCCACCTTGGCTACAAACGCATCAATATTGATTATGTTCACCCATCGTGGAATAATGACGGCGAGGCCGTTACGGGATTAGATTTATGTTTTCTGCCTTATGACGAAACAACCGTAAGTATTTCAGCCGAGCTGGTGGCAAAGTTTCTGAAGCGTTACTATGCTGTACTGCCGAACAAACCCCAAGCTTGGTATGACATGATATCAAAAATAGAAAAACAGGAAGTCTTGGCTTTGCTACCGTTATAA
- a CDS encoding GNAT family N-acetyltransferase, producing MYRKEFYAFDNNRPIKTIIRNYRVEDFAALIRIQQESFPPPFPSELWWNEDQLYNHVTLFPEGAMCAEIDGELVGSITSLMVKLDADHLDHTWEEITDSGYIRNHDPAGDTLYIVDICVRPTYRKLGLGKALMQSMYEVVVHKGLQRLLGGGRMPGYYKKAGEMTADQYLAAVVKGELYDPVITFLLRCGRTPVRVVANYLEDRESCNYAALMEWKNPFFHNGK from the coding sequence ATGTATCGCAAGGAATTTTATGCTTTTGATAATAATCGTCCAATCAAAACGATTATTCGCAATTACCGGGTAGAAGATTTTGCTGCCCTCATCCGTATTCAGCAAGAGAGTTTTCCTCCACCGTTTCCGTCTGAGCTATGGTGGAATGAGGACCAGCTATATAACCATGTTACCTTGTTTCCGGAAGGCGCCATGTGTGCAGAAATCGACGGCGAGCTTGTGGGATCAATTACCAGTCTGATGGTCAAACTTGATGCTGATCACTTGGATCATACCTGGGAGGAAATCACCGACAGCGGCTATATCCGGAATCATGATCCGGCTGGGGACACATTGTATATTGTTGACATCTGCGTCCGCCCGACATATCGAAAGCTTGGACTAGGCAAAGCGCTCATGCAGTCGATGTATGAAGTGGTAGTCCATAAAGGTTTGCAACGACTGTTAGGTGGCGGCAGGATGCCGGGATATTACAAGAAGGCCGGCGAGATGACTGCTGACCAATACCTGGCGGCGGTAGTTAAAGGTGAACTTTACGATCCGGTTATTACTTTCCTGCTGCGCTGCGGCCGTACCCCGGTGAGAGTGGTAGCCAATTATCTGGAAGATCGCGAATCATGCAATTATGCGGCTTTAATGGAATGGAAGAACCCTTTTTTTCATAACGGCAAATAG
- a CDS encoding ammonium transporter has product MKKLWTILSLCLLMLSVFVPAAFADGAAPEPAKIDTGDTTFVLISAALVMLMTPGLALFYGGMVRTKNVLNTIMQSFFIVSLISVQWVLWGYSLAFGPDVNHIIGSLDWIGLKGVGQEANADYAATIPHFAFMIFQAMFAVITPALITGAFAERMKFPAFVIFTLIWATVVYDPVAHWVWGVGGWMRELGVLDFAGGTVVHILSGVSGLVIALMLGKRKGYGSEVILPHHLPMTVIGASLLWFGWFGFNAGSALSANGLAASAFTVTNTAAAAATVAWVFTEWLFHGKPTILGAASGCIAGLVAITPAAGFVGTLPAVIIGLVAGIVCFLAVSVVKTKLGYDDALDAFGVHGIGGTWGAIATGLFASKAINPAGADGLFYGNPGQLTVQLIGVAASWAFAIVMTFIILKVMGMFMQLRASENQEIMGLDLTEHGERGYAYQDLITGSPISYDVPAEKAVAANASVSLNS; this is encoded by the coding sequence ATGAAAAAGTTATGGACCATCTTAAGTTTGTGTCTTCTAATGCTGTCCGTTTTTGTGCCGGCGGCGTTTGCCGACGGCGCCGCTCCTGAACCAGCCAAAATTGACACCGGTGATACTACCTTTGTCCTAATTAGTGCCGCCTTGGTCATGCTCATGACCCCGGGTCTCGCCTTATTTTACGGCGGCATGGTCCGAACCAAAAATGTATTAAACACCATCATGCAAAGTTTCTTTATCGTCAGTTTAATCTCTGTCCAATGGGTGCTATGGGGTTATTCGCTAGCTTTCGGCCCTGATGTCAACCACATTATCGGCAGTTTGGACTGGATTGGCCTCAAGGGCGTCGGCCAAGAGGCTAACGCCGATTATGCGGCAACCATCCCCCATTTTGCGTTCATGATCTTTCAAGCAATGTTTGCCGTTATTACCCCTGCCCTTATCACCGGCGCATTTGCTGAGCGCATGAAATTTCCGGCCTTTGTTATTTTTACCCTGATTTGGGCCACCGTTGTCTATGATCCTGTTGCCCATTGGGTATGGGGTGTAGGCGGCTGGATGCGTGAGTTAGGCGTCCTTGATTTTGCCGGCGGAACCGTAGTCCATATTCTTTCGGGTGTTTCCGGTCTGGTTATTGCTTTAATGCTTGGCAAGCGCAAAGGATATGGTTCTGAGGTAATACTGCCCCACCACCTCCCCATGACCGTAATTGGCGCCTCCCTTCTCTGGTTTGGCTGGTTCGGGTTCAATGCCGGCAGCGCGCTTTCGGCCAATGGCCTTGCCGCCAGCGCTTTTACGGTAACCAATACCGCGGCCGCCGCCGCCACTGTTGCCTGGGTTTTCACGGAATGGCTGTTTCATGGTAAGCCTACCATATTAGGTGCCGCCAGCGGCTGTATTGCCGGCCTGGTCGCCATCACTCCGGCGGCCGGTTTTGTTGGAACGCTGCCGGCCGTAATTATTGGCCTGGTTGCCGGTATTGTCTGCTTCCTGGCTGTAAGTGTGGTAAAAACCAAACTTGGCTACGACGACGCACTGGATGCCTTTGGCGTCCATGGCATTGGCGGCACTTGGGGAGCTATCGCAACCGGCCTCTTTGCCTCCAAAGCGATAAATCCCGCCGGCGCCGACGGTCTGTTCTACGGCAACCCTGGCCAATTAACCGTACAGCTCATTGGGGTCGCGGCGAGTTGGGCGTTTGCCATTGTCATGACGTTCATTATTCTCAAAGTCATGGGTATGTTTATGCAGCTGCGGGCCAGTGAAAACCAAGAGATTATGGGCCTCGATCTTACCGAACATGGCGAGCGGGGTTATGCTTATCAAGATCTGATTACAGGTTCGCCCATCAGTTATGACGTGCCGGCGGAAAAAGCGGTGGCGGCCAATGCATCCGTTAGTTTAAACTCGTAA
- a CDS encoding MarR family winged helix-turn-helix transcriptional regulator — protein MSQALKLYVVLSRAYRAILAHDERDVRRHGLNLTEFAILELLYHKGPHPLQQIGKKILITSGSITYVVDKLEKKGLLYRRPCEKDRRVIYAVLSDAGKSLIEAIFPEHVQALMYAMGGLSPAEQEMAILLLKKLGREAENRLLTSGGY, from the coding sequence ATGTCGCAAGCTCTGAAATTATATGTTGTCCTCAGTCGCGCCTATCGGGCGATTCTGGCACACGACGAACGCGATGTTCGGCGCCATGGCTTAAATCTTACCGAATTTGCCATTTTAGAACTGTTGTATCATAAAGGACCGCATCCGCTGCAGCAGATCGGGAAAAAAATTTTAATTACCAGCGGTAGCATAACTTATGTGGTGGATAAACTGGAAAAAAAGGGGTTACTTTACCGTAGGCCATGCGAAAAAGACCGTCGGGTGATTTATGCTGTCCTTAGTGATGCTGGGAAGTCACTTATTGAAGCGATTTTCCCGGAACATGTTCAGGCTCTTATGTACGCTATGGGTGGACTGTCGCCGGCGGAACAAGAAATGGCCATTTTGCTTTTAAAAAAATTAGGGCGGGAAGCGGAAAACAGGTTGTTAACATCCGGCGGGTATTAA
- a CDS encoding HipA family kinase — translation MLTAIEYIGRVGVGITSPRFFRADDGKVYVVKLQNNKLGLKVLVNELLAAKIGQFMNLPFPPSGIIEIGESLLTDGAESAEYGVLPGRHFASEYLEGAEYLGQHNLDKASNTSEMAGVLLFDHMFHNPDRTYNKKNLLLRREEDRYVIYAIDNSHLFRSGKWTPRSLERLSTRKRVYFRFIYAWLLRECLTAQDFLPYLARVENLTDERIGGLVREIPYDWLPDENERQALVEYIKVRRDMAEEIWQRLRKHIPQARGGRSWLSAADRGVCSVTGK, via the coding sequence ATGCTCACTGCTATTGAATATATCGGCAGGGTAGGGGTTGGCATAACCTCGCCCCGTTTTTTTCGTGCTGATGACGGCAAGGTGTATGTGGTGAAACTGCAGAACAACAAGCTTGGCTTGAAGGTATTGGTAAACGAGCTGTTGGCGGCCAAAATTGGCCAATTTATGAATTTGCCCTTTCCGCCCAGCGGTATTATCGAGATTGGCGAGTCTCTGCTCACGGATGGCGCGGAGTCGGCTGAATACGGCGTGCTTCCAGGACGGCACTTTGCCTCAGAGTACTTGGAAGGCGCGGAGTATTTGGGACAGCATAATCTGGATAAGGCGTCCAACACTTCGGAAATGGCTGGTGTACTATTATTTGACCATATGTTTCATAATCCGGACCGTACCTATAACAAAAAAAACCTCTTATTGCGCCGTGAAGAGGATCGATATGTAATATATGCCATTGACAATTCTCACCTGTTCAGGTCCGGCAAATGGACGCCCAGGTCGCTTGAAAGATTAAGCACGCGAAAAAGGGTATACTTTCGTTTTATTTATGCATGGCTGCTCAGAGAATGCTTGACAGCACAGGATTTTCTCCCTTACCTTGCCAGGGTGGAAAATCTGACTGATGAACGAATTGGCGGACTGGTGCGGGAGATACCCTATGATTGGCTTCCGGACGAAAATGAGCGGCAGGCCCTGGTGGAGTATATCAAAGTGCGGCGCGACATGGCTGAAGAAATCTGGCAGAGGCTGCGCAAGCATATTCCCCAGGCGCGCGGCGGGCGCAGTTGGCTTTCCGCCGCGGACCGGGGCGTCTGCTCAGTCACAGGTAAGTGA
- a CDS encoding peroxiredoxin, with amino-acid sequence MDDCKIAAPRQCFRLEEPAPNFSAPAYYRGREIEVCLRDFRGSWLLLFFYSSDFTFVUPTELAAVADAYPYIRELGADAIAISTDSVYSHKIFTEISPSASKIDYPLLSDRNGNIARSYGVWGCNTGAAYRATFIIDPEGRIRYYSVYPREVGRNIGEIIRTLQGIQYGEATGKGVPAGWKPGMPGLRRDIRLAGTI; translated from the coding sequence ATGGATGACTGCAAAATCGCCGCTCCCCGGCAGTGCTTCCGCCTGGAAGAGCCGGCACCGAATTTCAGCGCTCCCGCCTATTACCGCGGCCGGGAAATTGAAGTATGTCTGCGTGATTTTAGAGGAAGCTGGCTGCTGCTCTTTTTCTACTCCAGCGACTTTACGTTCGTCTGACCAACAGAACTGGCGGCAGTTGCCGACGCTTATCCGTACATTCGTGAATTAGGTGCTGATGCCATCGCAATCAGCACCGACAGCGTCTACTCCCACAAAATCTTCACCGAGATTTCCCCTAGCGCCAGCAAAATCGATTACCCGCTGCTCTCAGACCGCAACGGCAATATTGCCCGGTCCTACGGCGTATGGGGCTGCAATACTGGTGCCGCCTACCGGGCAACCTTTATCATTGACCCCGAAGGACGCATCCGCTACTACTCGGTTTACCCCCGCGAGGTGGGCCGCAACATTGGGGAAATTATCCGCACCCTCCAGGGAATTCAATATGGCGAAGCCACCGGCAAAGGCGTCCCGGCCGGTTGGAAACCGGGAATGCCAGGGCTACGTCGTGACATACGCCTGGCTGGTACGATCTAG